The window TAcataataaaacaaattatcaAGTATCCAAATATTAAGTTACGCAGCTTGAAAGGCATACAAAATATTACAGAGGTCTGCCCAAGTCATAGCAGAAActcaaggaggaaaaatgaaaagaaaagaaaaagatcacACTTTCAACAAAGCAATAGTTGGTAAACAACTCTCAATAGGTACAGTAAAAGAAAACTacaagatttttcagaaattttctgaTTAAGAATTTTTAGCTACAATAACAAAGCATTTCTAcgttttaaaaaaatatttactaaagTAAAGGGCATATTCTATACTTCCTGCACAAGACAAAGGCAACATTTTACTAGAAATATTAAATAGCCCCTCCCAACCTTTTCAGGCCCTCTGTTAAGTTGCACATGAAGTGCCAACATTAATTTTACTGTAAGGCTTTTTGTCTGGAGACATTAAAGACTTGTGTGCTTCTGAACAATTTAAAAGATCTTCTACATGAATAACCAGAGTAATGACTTGTAATATGGAGAGGTTCAGGTAACAGAAAAGTACAGATGCAGGGGTAAAAAGTTGCTGTAATTCATAGTATTAAAAAGACAGACTGTGCAAATCTTGATAATTCTAGTGCGATTGTGGGAGACAAAACATACTGTGAGCAGGCAAGACTACTTTAGAGGCCATATTCTTCAATATTGAAATGACTGTAGAAAAAAAGATAGTAAGGTCCAGATAAACTGGTAGTTCTCACATCATCAGAACTATGCccattttaaggaaaaacatgTAGCTGATATGCTGGGTATTTTGGCACCTAATCTCTCTACAGATTGATTTATTTTAGTACCCCAATTTATAGTAGTTAAAACTAGGTCAGTAAGACTCAATGGCATGATTAAAGGATATTTGATCTGATAATTAATGAACAAGGAGACAGCTCAGAAACAGGGTACAGCAAAAACATTTACTGGGTCTCCAAATAGACAGATATTTATCTAAACATAGAAGTTGCATTTCTACTGAGCCTTTAGCCTAATAAATACTCCTAAGGAAGCTTCCTTTACTACTAAAAAATACCAGACTGATGTCTTTGGCATGCAGTCTGCTTAATTCTAGTTTCCATCCTTTATTTCCAAAGAAGTACTATAGGCTGTTGAGCTTTATTGAATACAACAATTATTTCGGTGACCGTTGGAGTCTTTAAAGCGCAGACGCATCTTGGGGCGGTATTTCTCCAAGTACAGAAGTTGCTTGCTGTTGAAAGCTCCACGCCGCTTCCTAGATGGAAAAGAACATATTTGAAACAGAACATTAATCTACTGCCCAGTGAAATAATATCATCaaccagagaaaaatatttttaggtcACTTAAAAACAGCCACCTTTAAGTCAAGGCTGTAACCTAAGTAGGGATAATTGGAAGTTAAGTGCCAGGAAAGAGGGTGGTAGCTTCCTTTCACAAATACCTCACTGGACCACGTGCTCAAAGGAGAACATAGCATTTTAGACAGTGTTCTAGCCTATGATAAGCAAAAGCCAGTGATTTTACATTAAGATCTTTAGAAAAAACTTCAAAAGGAAGCTATAGAGCAGATGCAAGATGGTCTTCTTGAGAGCTGAAGTTATGCATtctcttaaaataattatgaacAATATGACAATAGTAAGACAGTACATAAACATTTAAAGTCCCCATAATAAAGAGGCTGAACAGAAATTGAGCTGCCTTTGTTTCCTCAAACTGTATGTATGTGAAAAAAAGGTATATGTTGGCTCTCTGGAGTATGTGCCTGGCTACCTATTCCTCATTTCATATACAGCCAGTACAAGCTGAATTTAATTCTTTGAAGATCTGGCAATTATGCAAGAAGTGTTTTGTTATTGTTTATAATGGATGCAGCTTTTTTTGAATATAGCTGAAAcctgagaaattaaaacattgaGACTAAAACTGCTCTCCTCCGACTTACATacattgattaaaaaaatccaaggaaataTCTGCCTTCACAAGACTACCAGGAAAGACAAAGGTATTCTGCCTTTCatatgtaaaataaagaaagagaacTCTGCAATTCAAACTGAAGGTTAGGGGGTTTGTTAACggttgttctggtttttttaaacctcCTCAAATAATTATGTATGGATTCTGGTTTTGGCAGAAAAATATCCATTCCATAGATCCAAATCCTACAACACTGACTGTATGCACTAAAATTTCAGATGTACTAAATTAAACaccttaccaaaaaaaaaaaaaaaagacaaagacaaTTCAGAATTTCCTTCAGGGCCAAGGATGTATCAACATACTGAATCTTAAAAACAGCTACATGTTAGTGTCACACTTACTGTCTTATGAACTGCACTGCATCTTCATACTTCATTCCACATTCTATCAGTGCAAGAGCAACTAAGACTGGAgctctggttaaaaaaaaaaaattcagtttagcTTTTGTCAAAGTGTactcagaaaaacaatttattctgtttttgcATATATGATGTTGCTTCactgggaaagcagaaaaggcagaaggcaTTCCTACATTCACTGACACATAATATCACCTGGTTTTGAGTTAGCCTATTTAATTCTCATTAAATAGGGGTTTAAATTAACTCTGGTCAACCTTAGCTTCATTAATCTGACTTTAGGTACACGAGAGGACAACAGAAGTAAAATGCAAGTAATCTTTAACCATTTGTTTCAAATCAATTGATTCTGAGGAAGAGCTGCATAtgggtttttcttctccaaaatgAATCACCATTAGAAGCAGTCAGGATGCCAACACAAAAGTCAGAAGAGAGGTCGAGTTCAGTAAGAAGTGACAAATCCTACACTAGTGTCACAAGTTTTGGGAACAGACGCAATCCACAGGCTACTACACTTCCCTGAGGATTTCCTTGTTTGTCATGGTGTTCCTCCTTTGACAGAATCAATTTTCAGCTACAAAAGCTTGACTTAAATCAAACTCAAATACATTAGCAATTTATgactcaaaaaaacccaccaaaaaccacAAGACAAAACCTCATGCCACACACTAGCAACAGACTAGTGCATATAAGTAGTAACTTTAAGTGGTTTTGTATGTTCAGGGATTTAAAGGGAAACTTACGTGATAGAAAGCTAGGACTGTCTTCAACTAATTAACTACCTTGTTTTGAGGAAAAACCAACCTGTATCATTCTAAGCAGCAGAAGAGGACTTGTTTTGGTAAGATTCATCTACAAAGTTCACTACAGTGAACTTTGTTATGTGAAGCCATAATGCAGTGGATAAACCAGGCTTAGGGACAACAAGACCAGAAACCTCCATTCAATATAGGACATGCTGAAATCCATGGCTAAAATATAGCAACTTCTTTTTGAACAGATCTAGTTCCCAAGTAGTTTAGGACAGCAGAAAAACCATTATTTTCTCACAACTGTTGGACATCTATTCAAGATAGTGGCAGCAGACAGAAGGAACAGGACTAAAGGGAGAATATTTAGCAATATCACTAAAAATTTTCATGTCACTTAGAAATGAGACAAACAGCTTTGGGACTTTGGAAAACACTTTTCATCCCCCAGACAGGTTGTGGATGAAAGCTGGTCTCGATGTGCCAGAACCACCCACTTGTTTGTGGTTAACGGTTACAATGCCCCTGGTTCAAGGAGACTGGCAATACTGCTGAAATGGAGATGGAGAGAAAGCAGACAAgtcacaaaaccccaaatccattagggaaaaaacagacaaaaaatcTCAATGGGGCACTCATCAACATACTTGGTACAAGAATATACTTGTTAACTTAATTCTGTAGACTTTGTGAGAGCTTTGACTGAAGCATCATCTCTTGACCTAAAGATCTTCAATAAATACAAACAACAGTTTCCTGCCATCTCAACTCCTTTTAAGTGTGAGGTCATTCCAACACTGGATATGTGCCTATATTACATTTGCCTCAAGTAAACTTTTGCACTACATCTTAACAAGTCTGGCAAGGGATGACAATTCAACAAATCTTTAAAACTTCACCCACCTTCCAAGACCAGCAACACAGTGTACAGCAATACAACAACCAGGTTCTTCACGAAATTTAACTTTAAGGAGGTTTAGCCAATCATCAACAATCTGGTTGGATGGTGGAGCACCGTCATCGAAGGGCCAGTCC of the Camarhynchus parvulus chromosome 3, STF_HiC, whole genome shotgun sequence genome contains:
- the PTP4A1 gene encoding protein tyrosine phosphatase type IVA 1; translated protein: MARMNRPAPVEITYKNMRFLITHNPTNATLNKFIEELKKYGVTTVVRVCEATYDTAPVEKEGIQVLDWPFDDGAPPSNQIVDDWLNLLKVKFREEPGCCIAVHCVAGLGRAPVLVALALIECGMKYEDAVQFIRQKRRGAFNSKQLLYLEKYRPKMRLRFKDSNGHRNNCCIQ